One region of Triticum aestivum cultivar Chinese Spring chromosome 6B, IWGSC CS RefSeq v2.1, whole genome shotgun sequence genomic DNA includes:
- the LOC123138464 gene encoding allene oxide cyclase, chloroplastic → MAAPPSSVSVRAGASVSAKLTPRQAARAGFGGRVSVSSGRKCGGPVRASLFSPKPAVAMDARPTKVQELHVYELNERDRESPAYLRLSAKQSQNALGDLVPFTNKVYNGSLDKRIGITAGICILIQHVPERNGDRYEAIYSIYFGDYGHITVQGPYLTYEESYLAVTGGSGVFEGVYGQVKLNQIVFPFKIFYTFYLKGIPDLPKELLCTAPVPPSPTVEPTPAAKATEPHACLNNFTD, encoded by the exons atGGCAGCGCCCCCCTCCTCCGTCTCCGTCAGGGCCGGCGCGTCCGTCTCGGCGAAGCTGACCCCTCGCCAGGCCGCGAGGGCTGGGTTCGGTGGCAGGGTCAGCGTCAGCTCGGGCAGGAAGTGCGGCGGCCCCGTGCGGGCGTCGCTCTTCTCGCCCAAGCCCGCGGTGGCCATGGACGCGAGGCCGACCAAGGTGCAGGAGCTGCACGTGTACGAGCTCAACGAGCGCGACCGCGAGAGCCCCGCCTACCTCCGGCTCAGCGCCAAGCAGAGCCAGAACGCGCTCGGCGACCTCGTCCCCTTCACCAACAAG GTGTACAACGGCAGCCTGGACAAGCGGATCGGGATCACGGCGGGGATCTGCATCCTGATCCAGCACGTGCCGGAGCGCAACGGCGACCGCTACGAGGCCATCTACAGCATCTACTTCGGCGACTACGGCCACATCACCGTGCAGGGGCCCTACCTCACCTACGAGGAGTCCTACCTCGCCGTCACCGGCGGCTCCGGCGTCTTCGAGGGCGTCTACGGCCAGGTCAAGCTCAACCAGATCGTCTTCCCCTTCAAGATCTTCtacaccttctacctcaagggCATCCCCGACCTGCCAAAGGAGCTGCTCTGCACGGCGCCCGTCCCGCCATCCCCCACCGTCGAGCCCACGCCCGCAGCCAAGGCCACCGAGCCACACGCATGCCTCAACAACTTCACCGACTAG